The region GCGACAAACATTTAccgacttgtcaacaagtctaaGGCCAGATAAGAACCCgggggtgcgttccacttgcGCTACGTTGCTAACAttttgcgcacgttcgccaacagtTTCGAGTAGAGTGAGTTGTGCGCCGCCACcattggcgaacgttggcaaccttaaggccggtttataatcggtcgacgcccgaccatcgcgcgaccgactttAAACCGACATTTACGCTAGCTATGGagctatatacgcgccccggcatttGCTTAGGCGGccaagttgacaaaacagctatctcacagcgtgtgtttgtgcggccattttgtaagttgaacaaacagcatcgcgtgagcgttcaataaaaaaaaaaactcaaatgtgtatttcatattctacgcgagtacagaatggcgcgcttgtcatcttgcggtcccgtggcatttgtgcacgaagcatcactcgtgcgccctctagttcttatatataactctatggcgcGAACATACTTTTGAGGCGTTGGTGGGtggttttaaaatggcggacaataACACAATAAgtagtatatttttgtttcttcccaCGAGCATAATCATATGTGTTTTCGGTGGTTGATAACAGAGTCAGGTAGAGTTGATCAAACAACTGAAGTTGATGTCATGATAATAAACAAACGAGGATTAAATTATACCTTCAGTACAGCAAAAACCAACGCTTAACAAAAATACGTTCACGTTGTCGTCATCTTCATCACAAGGCGCCACCTATTGACATCGCGAAATGCGCAACAAATCGTTCCAACGTTCAAACCGTTTCCGCGAACCGGTTGTAATCTTTTCGCGCAGTTGgaacacaccccccccccccccccccccagtttgtGTTTACATGATAACAGTGTGATTCTGATAAATGCTCTCTGGAATCGGCTGTTTCGAACTTGGGACTGTGTCGTCTTCATCGTCGGAGAAATCATCAATATAGTCATCATCTGGGTTGGTGGTATATGCGCCGTTTGCGAATCCTTGCCCGTTTGCTGCTCCAGCTACTTCGTTATCTGTGGTCCGTTCCCTTTTTCCGTTTTTCTTCGGTTTACCTTGTATTTTGGAAAGCGAGTGTCGTTTCTGTTTCTTCGATGCTCGTCTgaaaaacaatgattttttaTGTGAAATTGGGTTTGAAACCAAAGAAGttttgttaaagacattggacacgtttggtaaaatgTCGAAAACCAtttagtcttctcacttgatgtatctcaacatacacataaattactaaatctgtgaacatttggtcgtcgaagttgcgagagaacaatagaagacccttgtcgcacaagctgtatgctttcagatgtaaagccgttggtcccatgtgttgtgtaacgcatgtaaaagaacccagtggacttatcgaaaagagaaggggttcgccccggtgttcctgactgtggctgctgtatgcgccgtagcaccttgtaaacccgtataaggtgctaaataatttgggtcgcagaattcatcactgcaataacctatctttctgaaagtttatataaactcagtgccttgagtaccttgttacgtgcgctatataagacttcgatattatcattattattactacgGCTCCTCCTTCACCCCTATTTTCTATTTTGTACAAACATactaaaaacacaaacttaCTGGCAGGAACATACCACTGTGACGACCAACGAGAATATTAAAATGGCGACGAGTGCTGCGCTGGCTGAAACTATCACTGCCAAAATATCTGCCAAAGAAAGAAATCGGCGATTGATCAACTTgaaatggcactggacaccttaggtaattgccaaagaccagtaatctcacttggagtatccgAACGTATGCATAACATATCATGTGAAAATATGGGCTCGATTCGTCATCGAAGttaagttacaagaaaataatggggaaCAACAccctcttgttgcacaaatttatgaaATGTCAGATTGCTAAAAAAGGCTGCAGACCTGAGATCGTttttaagtgaaaacaaaaatacttctttctcgaaatgtATACGTCACTTCCGATGAGTTGTTTCTCAATTTGTTGTATACTATCGATTCAATCgatctccgttgctcgttaatTAAGTAAGTTTAAAggctaacaattcttttgagatTACTATAGcttccaatgcctttaagaactACACATATTATGAGGATTCGAGCCTACCTATTTGACAGCCATTGCCTGGTACCCAGACGCCTTCTACACATTCTGCGGTGTAGTTGTCACCATTTTGACGGAAACCTAAGTTGCAGAGAACTGTTATTTTGGATGATTCATGGTGACAATTACTCTGCTCAATATTTAGAGGCGATGACTTGACGGTTGATAGAGGGCGCTCGCACATGGATGGCCCGCACTTCGACTGTGCTTCAACTGTGTGGAAAGGGGGAAGTTCatttagggtgcgttcgtttagcttccctgggtcgaacccggtgtgtggcaatcttttttttccaggacgaacgtgggtaattatttgcccacgttcgtccttaaagaaacaaaaaaccgccacacaccggggtcgacccagggaagctaaacgaacgcacccttaatTGATTAGCACTTGTAAGTGTGTTATTGAAAAAAGGTTAGTTTGCTGGTTAGCGGTTAGCGTTCTTTgtctgttgttattgttattgttgttgttgttgttgttgttgttgttgttttttttttttttctttc is a window of Asterias rubens chromosome 21, eAstRub1.3, whole genome shotgun sequence DNA encoding:
- the LOC117304311 gene encoding uncharacterized protein LOC117304311 encodes the protein MSDCRLTAMAGVWRQLTAWILVLFPVQLWLCLGGLMSLSVEAQSKCGPSMCERPLSTVKSSPLNIEQSNCHHESSKITVLCNLGFRQNGDNYTAECVEGVWVPGNGCQIDILAVIVSASAALVAILIFSLVVTVVCSCQRASKKQKRHSLSKIQGKPKKNGKRERTTDNEVAGAANGQGFANGAYTTNPDDDYIDDFSDDEDDTVPSSKQPIPESIYQNHTVIM